Proteins from one Candidatus Nitrospira nitrosa genomic window:
- a CDS encoding HlyD family efflux transporter periplasmic adaptor subunit, whose protein sequence is MGSPEAPGTKPQERKLPTLRPNLQFNRGTPTPDGVPTWTIVDPIRNRYFQIEWPVYQMIQRWSAGTIEKLHAAMTKDTTCHTTIADVEDLVKFLYTNNLTEQSASGKHTDYQTQAQAGEHNWLMWVVHHYLFIKIPLVHPHNFLKSTLPFVEPFYTRIAGSTFGVLGFFGLILVGRQWDTFVSTFLYFFNWRGAILYSLSLGAVKIVHELGHAYTATRFGCRVPTMGVAFMVMMPVMYSDVTDSYRLTSKRKRLLIAAGGIIAELGLAALALFAWGFLPEGTLRSIAFIVATTSLAMSLVVNLNPLMRFDGYYVLADGLGLPNLQDRAFAFGQWRLRNLLFGRHGAAPETLSTRVQHTLVVYAWAIWLYRLILFTGIAVMVYHYFFKALGILLFLVEIVWFIAMPIYRELTAWWNSRKLYAASPRAWFSTACLVALLAMTVIPVQTSISIPAVLQASSYATIFAPTAGRLQEVLVRDGQVVKAGDALVVLENPSLDKDVRLAETKVAMWDYRLGRLAGYGQDRDQRQVIGESLRAGLAELSGLEAKRANLTLKAPISGIVRDRADSLTTGRWIDQKVPLAYLVDEHRTEIESFVPVDELAYVAIGQPAWFIPLDLTRPSVRAHVTQIAEVDEREFTVPYLASIYGGDIPVRKDDMGRLKPERSVYRVRLSLDEAAMGPGLILPGHVQIEGQPSSVAKRAWDQVAATLVRESGF, encoded by the coding sequence ATGGGTTCCCCTGAAGCACCGGGCACCAAGCCACAAGAACGGAAGCTGCCGACCCTTCGACCGAATCTGCAATTTAATCGTGGAACCCCTACGCCTGATGGGGTGCCGACCTGGACCATCGTCGATCCAATTCGCAATCGGTATTTCCAGATCGAGTGGCCTGTCTATCAGATGATCCAACGCTGGAGCGCAGGAACCATCGAGAAGCTCCATGCCGCGATGACGAAGGACACGACCTGCCACACGACCATCGCGGATGTAGAAGACTTGGTGAAGTTTCTCTATACGAATAATTTGACGGAGCAGTCCGCAAGCGGGAAGCACACGGATTACCAGACTCAGGCCCAAGCCGGTGAACACAATTGGTTGATGTGGGTGGTCCACCACTATCTGTTCATCAAGATCCCGCTGGTCCATCCGCATAACTTTCTGAAGTCCACCCTGCCGTTTGTGGAGCCGTTCTACACAAGGATCGCTGGGTCGACCTTTGGTGTCCTGGGGTTTTTCGGGTTGATCCTGGTGGGACGGCAATGGGACACGTTCGTCTCGACGTTCCTCTACTTTTTTAATTGGCGTGGAGCCATCCTCTACAGTCTGTCGCTCGGTGCTGTGAAGATCGTGCACGAGTTGGGTCATGCCTATACGGCGACCAGGTTTGGGTGTCGAGTACCGACTATGGGTGTGGCGTTTATGGTGATGATGCCGGTCATGTACTCGGACGTGACCGATTCGTACCGCCTGACATCCAAACGGAAGCGACTCCTTATCGCGGCCGGGGGAATCATCGCCGAACTCGGACTCGCGGCACTGGCACTCTTTGCCTGGGGGTTCTTGCCGGAAGGGACGTTGCGGAGCATTGCCTTCATCGTAGCCACGACCAGTCTCGCGATGAGTTTGGTCGTCAACCTGAATCCGCTGATGCGATTCGACGGCTACTACGTGTTGGCGGACGGATTGGGTCTGCCGAATCTGCAAGATAGAGCCTTTGCCTTTGGACAATGGCGATTGCGGAATCTGTTATTCGGCCGTCATGGCGCAGCTCCAGAAACCCTGTCGACACGGGTGCAACACACCCTGGTGGTCTATGCGTGGGCGATCTGGCTCTATCGCCTGATCTTGTTCACCGGCATCGCGGTGATGGTCTATCACTATTTCTTCAAAGCCCTGGGCATTCTTCTCTTCTTGGTCGAGATTGTCTGGTTCATCGCCATGCCGATCTATCGGGAGCTGACCGCCTGGTGGAATAGTCGTAAGCTGTATGCCGCTTCGCCACGAGCTTGGTTCAGTACCGCCTGTCTGGTGGCCCTGTTAGCGATGACAGTGATTCCCGTACAGACGAGTATCTCGATCCCTGCTGTCTTGCAAGCCTCATCCTACGCGACCATCTTTGCGCCGACCGCAGGCCGTCTTCAGGAGGTGCTGGTGCGCGATGGGCAGGTCGTCAAAGCGGGGGATGCGCTTGTCGTGTTGGAAAATCCGTCGTTGGACAAAGACGTACGGCTGGCCGAAACCAAAGTCGCTATGTGGGACTACCGCCTTGGCCGATTGGCCGGCTACGGGCAGGATCGTGATCAGCGTCAGGTGATCGGGGAATCACTGCGGGCAGGACTCGCCGAACTGTCGGGGCTTGAGGCGAAACGAGCCAACTTAACCTTGAAGGCTCCGATCTCTGGAATTGTGCGTGATCGCGCGGATTCACTGACTACCGGACGATGGATAGACCAGAAAGTGCCGCTCGCATATCTCGTAGACGAGCACCGGACAGAGATTGAAAGCTTTGTGCCGGTCGACGAGCTGGCCTATGTGGCAATCGGGCAACCAGCGTGGTTTATCCCGCTCGATCTCACCAGGCCATCAGTTAGAGCCCATGTCACGCAGATTGCGGAGGTGGACGAGCGAGAGTTCACGGTGCCCTATCTCGCCTCGATATATGGCGGGGATATCCCTGTGCGAAAAGATGATATGGGGCGACTTAAACCTGAACGCTCTGTCTATCGGGTACGGTTGAGTTTAGACGAGGCGGCAATGGGTCCTGGCCTAATCCTGCCCGGCCATGTCCAGATCGAGGGCCAACCATCGAGCGTGGCCAAACGGGCATGGGATCAGGTGGCAGCGACCTTGGTCAGAGAGAGCGGCTTCTGA
- a CDS encoding DUF4347 domain-containing protein has product MFGRKRPISSPQKNRPKSALKAPAASRVKASLLSLESRLMFDAAAAATEVEVNQEQVAQEQAEAAISSDHTSVSESQPSVENQELLQAITNYSPGETPTEIAFVDPTVPDYQSLIAGMGANIQIVMLDGGQDGMEQIAASLAGRTGINAIHIISHGVEGQISLGTGTLTQASMTGRYADELANIKQALSEQADILVYGCDFAEGQVGQDAATLLGQLTGADVAASIDDTGYAGWGGNWDLELHIGTIEAQTVVSYDTQVDWVGLLAGETPPTITSLSGDSRAYSEGAGAVVIESGNAVVADVDSTNLDAGTLTVSIPAGGDAAEDVLSIRHQGTGAGQIGVSGGTVTYGGTTIGTFTGGSSGSNLVITFNASATPTAVTALVRNITYQNTDTDAPTTGARTVRFVLTDGDGGTSPNYNTTVTVSAVNDAPTDLALSANIVAENATNGTVVGLVTGTDPDTGDTKSYSLTDTAGGRFAINSVTGEITVADGTLLDYESATSHSVTVRVTDAGGLTYDETFTINLTNVNEAPTDLALSANIVAENAANGAVVGLVTGTDPDTGDTKSYSLTDTAGGRFAINSVTGEITVADGTLLDYESATSHSVTVRVTDAGGLTYDETFTINLTNVNEAPTDLALSANMVAENAANGAVVGFVTGTDPDTGDTKSYSLTDTAGGRFAINSVTGEITVADGTLLDYESATSHSVTVRVTDAGGLTYDETFTINLTNVNEAPTDLGLSANMVAENAANGAVVGLVTGTDPDTGDTKSYSLTDTAGGRFAINSVTGEITVADGTLLDYESATSHSVTVRVTDAGGLTYDETFTINLTNVNEAPNLDGSLESNTVIAVLGAAQPVASAVESANTIREVEVHPLDGLGMSIGVRPEPSFRVDAIMTPAKNLPPLAHTVVLEQAAILGGKQHLPTPSDKREGGTMNFDATGNLDVARLESHNPTVLHAGEMKRTSDESSGLDRPMAAGLAGMMMLHGRTGMKDKMTVMSRRIRGLSQGPPSETKPGESNEDEEESVPQESRNDRKVSPKSGQS; this is encoded by the coding sequence ATGTTTGGACGAAAAAGACCCATCTCTTCGCCGCAGAAGAACAGGCCGAAGTCGGCGCTAAAGGCGCCAGCAGCGTCCCGAGTCAAGGCATCGCTACTCTCCCTTGAATCCCGCCTCATGTTCGATGCGGCGGCGGCTGCCACGGAAGTGGAAGTCAACCAAGAACAAGTCGCACAGGAGCAGGCTGAGGCAGCGATATCGAGCGACCACACTTCGGTATCGGAGAGCCAGCCGTCTGTTGAGAACCAAGAACTATTGCAGGCGATTACTAACTATTCACCTGGAGAGACGCCCACCGAAATCGCCTTCGTGGATCCCACCGTGCCAGATTATCAATCGCTCATCGCGGGGATGGGGGCCAATATCCAGATCGTCATGCTCGACGGTGGACAGGACGGGATGGAGCAGATCGCCGCGTCACTGGCAGGGCGAACGGGGATCAATGCCATTCACATCATCAGCCACGGGGTCGAAGGCCAGATCTCACTCGGCACCGGCACGCTGACGCAAGCATCCATGACCGGTCGGTATGCGGATGAACTTGCGAACATCAAGCAGGCATTGTCAGAGCAGGCTGACATCCTGGTCTATGGCTGTGATTTTGCGGAAGGCCAAGTCGGCCAGGATGCGGCCACGTTGCTTGGCCAACTGACCGGAGCTGATGTGGCAGCGAGTATCGACGACACTGGCTATGCCGGATGGGGGGGCAATTGGGACCTCGAACTACACATCGGGACCATCGAAGCGCAGACGGTTGTCAGCTACGACACCCAGGTTGATTGGGTCGGGCTGTTGGCAGGCGAAACGCCTCCCACGATCACGAGCTTGAGTGGGGATAGCCGGGCCTACAGCGAGGGGGCCGGGGCGGTGGTGATCGAAAGTGGGAACGCGGTGGTGGCCGATGTGGACTCGACAAACTTGGATGCCGGGACCTTAACCGTCTCCATTCCGGCCGGGGGCGACGCGGCCGAAGATGTGCTGAGCATTCGGCATCAAGGCACCGGGGCGGGCCAGATCGGCGTGAGCGGCGGCACGGTGACGTATGGTGGGACGACGATCGGGACGTTTACGGGGGGCAGCAGCGGCAGCAACTTAGTCATCACGTTCAATGCCAGTGCCACGCCGACGGCGGTGACGGCGCTGGTGCGCAACATCACCTATCAGAACACGGACACCGATGCACCGACGACGGGGGCGCGTACGGTGCGGTTTGTGCTGACCGATGGGGACGGCGGCACCAGTCCGAACTACAATACGACTGTGACCGTCAGTGCCGTCAATGATGCACCGACGGACCTGGCGCTGTCAGCGAACATAGTCGCGGAGAACGCGACGAACGGGACGGTGGTGGGCCTTGTCACGGGAACCGATCCCGATACCGGTGATACGAAGAGCTATAGCCTCACGGATACAGCCGGAGGGCGGTTTGCGATCAATAGTGTCACGGGCGAAATCACCGTGGCCGATGGCACCTTGTTGGACTACGAGAGTGCGACAAGCCACAGTGTGACGGTGCGGGTGACGGATGCGGGGGGCCTGACGTATGACGAGACGTTTACGATTAACCTGACCAATGTGAACGAGGCGCCGACGGACCTGGCGCTGTCAGCGAACATAGTCGCGGAGAACGCGGCGAACGGGGCGGTGGTGGGCCTTGTCACGGGAACCGATCCCGATACCGGTGATACGAAGAGCTATAGCCTCACGGATACAGCCGGAGGGCGGTTTGCGATCAATAGTGTCACGGGCGAAATCACCGTGGCCGATGGCACCTTGTTGGACTACGAGAGTGCGACAAGCCACAGTGTGACGGTGCGGGTGACGGATGCGGGGGGCCTGACGTATGACGAGACGTTTACGATTAACCTGACCAATGTGAACGAGGCGCCGACGGACCTGGCGCTGTCAGCGAACATGGTCGCGGAGAACGCGGCGAACGGGGCGGTGGTGGGCTTTGTCACGGGAACCGATCCCGATACCGGTGATACGAAGAGCTATAGCCTCACGGATACAGCCGGAGGGCGGTTTGCGATCAATAGTGTCACGGGCGAAATCACCGTGGCCGATGGCACCTTGTTGGACTACGAGAGTGCGACGAGCCACAGCGTGACGGTGCGGGTGACGGATGCAGGGGGCCTGACGTATGACGAAACGTTTACGATTAACCTGACCAATGTGAACGAGGCACCGACGGACCTGGGGCTGTCAGCGAACATGGTCGCGGAGAACGCGGCGAACGGGGCGGTGGTGGGCCTTGTCACGGGAACCGATCCCGATACCGGTGATACGAAGAGCTATAGCCTCACGGATACAGCCGGAGGGCGGTTTGCGATCAATAGTGTCACGGGCGAAATCACCGTGGCCGATGGCACCTTGTTGGACTACGAGAGTGCGACGAGCCACAGCGTGACGGTGCGGGTGACGGATGCGGGGGGCCTGACGTATGACGAAACGTTTACGATTAACCTGACCAATGTGAACGAGGCGCCGAACTTGGATGGTTCTCTGGAGTCAAATACGGTGATAGCGGTCCTAGGAGCTGCACAGCCTGTGGCTTCGGCAGTGGAGAGTGCAAACACAATTCGTGAGGTGGAAGTCCATCCGCTGGATGGCTTGGGGATGTCGATTGGAGTGAGACCTGAACCGTCATTCAGAGTGGACGCCATCATGACTCCGGCAAAAAATCTTCCACCCCTCGCTCATACAGTGGTTCTTGAACAGGCGGCTATTTTAGGAGGGAAGCAGCATCTACCTACTCCTTCCGACAAGAGAGAAGGGGGCACAATGAATTTCGACGCAACGGGGAACCTGGACGTTGCCCGCCTGGAATCACACAACCCGACTGTGCTGCATGCAGGAGAGATGAAGAGGACCTCAGACGAATCCAGCGGACTGGACAGGCCAATGGCGGCTGGGTTAGCAGGTATGATGATGCTGCACGGACGTACTGGTATGAAAGACAAGATGACTGTCATGAGCAGACGGATACGTGGGCTTTCTCAAGGGCCTCCGTCCGAGACGAAACCTGGGGAATCGAATGAAGATGAGGAAGAATCAGTTCCACAGGAATCCAGGAACGATCGCAAGGTCTCACCGAAATCTGGCCAGTCCTAA
- a CDS encoding TIGR04255 family protein codes for MNPVWEQSTHSPLLSVTCQVQVPMILKINQELPAFFQEQLRKDYPLFQPTKDRQGYRLASQDNDHEILLLPDSLTVRTSHYTGWPPFQVQVSEAVRALQASYEPAFCARAGLRFQSLLRPTLYGFTKIQWAALINARVLGPFSLPGHKGQLQGSRHEVVVTLPASTDRFRLTHGFVQYRDAKQANQQGTPAYLLDQDYFTTQRVEWDTLMATLDRFEQEAGQFFQLCVTDQFHQAMLAQAA; via the coding sequence ATGAATCCTGTTTGGGAACAATCCACCCATTCACCGCTCCTCTCCGTGACCTGCCAGGTTCAGGTCCCGATGATTCTGAAAATTAACCAGGAGTTGCCGGCTTTCTTTCAGGAACAGCTCCGGAAAGACTATCCGCTGTTTCAGCCGACCAAAGATCGTCAAGGCTACCGTTTGGCCAGTCAAGACAACGATCATGAGATCCTCTTGCTCCCGGATTCGTTGACAGTCCGAACCAGTCACTATACCGGATGGCCACCGTTCCAGGTTCAGGTATCAGAAGCCGTTCGTGCCTTACAGGCCAGCTATGAACCGGCCTTCTGCGCCCGCGCCGGCCTGCGCTTCCAAAGCCTCTTGCGCCCGACTCTCTATGGTTTCACAAAGATTCAGTGGGCTGCGCTCATTAACGCCAGGGTACTCGGCCCCTTTTCGCTTCCAGGCCACAAAGGACAGCTCCAAGGCAGCCGCCATGAGGTGGTGGTGACGCTCCCTGCGAGCACAGACCGATTCCGTCTGACACATGGATTCGTCCAGTATCGAGATGCGAAGCAGGCCAATCAGCAGGGAACACCGGCTTACCTGCTAGACCAGGACTACTTCACGACTCAACGCGTGGAGTGGGACACGCTGATGGCGACGCTGGACCGCTTCGAACAGGAGGCAGGACAGTTCTTCCAGCTCTGTGTGACCGACCAATTTCACCAAGCTATGCTCGCCCAAGCGGCGTAG